Proteins encoded in a region of the Phoenix dactylifera cultivar Barhee BC4 chromosome 3, palm_55x_up_171113_PBpolish2nd_filt_p, whole genome shotgun sequence genome:
- the LOC103706251 gene encoding protein FATTY ACID EXPORT 3, chloroplastic-like — protein sequence MAASLQSFATLGHPGTNPSLYGIRVPQAFCRLSCSPFFHLEVVPPRGLGLAPSSLLKRSPGPGFRLVAVERRATRPVPFAASHEESDQSDIQAEGEGKTEIKMEISQETWKQLLEYAKAEAMKMKATSKEAYEVYSKKAMETLLEASEKLKIQAEKAQHDLSIIAKELSKEGKEYLNTTAKNYPDSVKDILETFISLSELKNISEIRDYHIGIPYGTFLAIGGFLHFMVTGSIPAIRFGIILGTALLALGISSLRSWKSGQPSALNLKGQAAIVSIISINEWLLFCQRRSLPSRLMIIISGAMVASYVYWILMDSRYKGTATEERSEN from the exons ATGGCTGCGTCTCTCCAGAGCTTCGCCACCCTCGGACACCCTGGCACTAACCCTAGCCTCTATGGCATCAGGGTGCCGCAGGCTTTCTGCCGCCTTTCTTGCTCGCCCTTCTTCCACCTCGAAGTCGTTCCTCCCCGCGGGTTGggtctggctccatcctccctctTGAAAAGAAGCCCCGGCCCCGGGTTTCGTCTCGTCGCGGTGGAACGACGGGCCACGAGGCCCGTCCCCTTCGCTGCTTCGCATGAGGAATCG GACCAATCAGATATTCAAGCGGAGGGGGAAGGTAAAACTGAAATAAAGATGGAGATTTCACAGGAAACATGGAAGCAGTTATTAGAATATGCTAAAGCAGAAGCCATGAAAATGAAAGCCACCTCCAAAGAAGCATATGAAGTGTACTCCAAGAAAGCAATGGAGACATTGCTTGAAGCATCTGAGAAGCTGAAGATTCAGGCAGAAAAAGCACAGCATGATTTGAGTATAATAGCAAAAGAACTCAGTAAGGAAGGAAAAGAATATCTTAATACAACAGCAAAAAATTATCCTGATTCAGTTAAGGATATTCTGGAAACTTTCATATCATTAAGTGAATTGAAGAACATATCTGAGATCCGAGATTACCACATTGGCATTCCTTATG GAACCTTTCTTGCCATTGGaggctttctccatttcatGGTGACTGGAAGCATTCCTGCTATTCGGTTTGGTATCATTCTTGGTACTGCACTTTTGGCTCTCGGTATATCAAGTCTGAGATCATGGAAGAGTGGACAACCATCTGCACTAAATTTGAAAGGGCAAGCTG CAATTGTGTCGATTATCAGCATAAATGAGTGGTTGTTGTTCTGTCAG AGGAGATCATTGCCATCTCGTTTAATGATCATCATCAG TGGAGCAATGGTAGCTTCCTATGTTTACTGGATCTTAATGGACAGTCGCTATAAAGGTACAGCCACAGAAGAAAGATCAGAGAATTAA
- the LOC103706250 gene encoding vacuolar-sorting receptor 1-like — protein MWGTMRGKLWFSVWVLFLWGSSLGRFVVEKNSLKVTSPESLKGIYECAIGNFGVPQYGGTMVGIVVYPKANRKACSKFDDFDISFKSKPGSFPTFLLVDRGDCYFTAKAWNAQNAGAAAILVADDKVEPLITMDMPEEESGGADYLQNITIPSALISKSFGDNLKKALDNGDMINVNLDWRESLPHPDERVEYEFWTNSNDECGPKCDSQIEFVKSFKGPAQILEKKGYTQFTPHYITWYCPEAFILSKQCKSQCINHGRYCAPDPEQDFSRGYDGKDVVIQNLRQVCVFKVANESGKPWLWWDYVTDFSIRCSMKEKKYTKECAEEVIQSLGVDLKKINKCVGDPDADEENPVLKAEQDAQIGKDSRGDVTILPTLVINNRQYRGKLDKGAVLKAICAGFQETTEPAVCLSEEIETNECLENNGGCWQDKAGNITACRDTFRGRVCECPVVQGVKFVGDGYTHCRASGSGRCEINNGGCWKKTKDGKTFSACVDDGCKCPPGFKGDGVNTCEDIDECKERIACQCSACKCKNTWGSFECSCSGDLLYIKEHDTCISKKAAAEIGWSFLWVIFFGLAVAGVGAYMVYKYRIRSYMDSEIRAIMAQYMPLDNQGEAPNHIPHGDI, from the exons ATGTGGGGAACAATGAGAGGAAAGCTGTGGTTTTCGGTCTGGGTTCTGTTTCTCTGGGGCTCTTCTTTGGGGAGATTTGTGGTAGAGAAGAATAGCTTGAAGGTGACTTCACCTGAATCACTGAAAGGGATCTATGAGTGTGCTATTGGGAATTTTGGTGTTCCCCAGTATGGTGGGACGATGGTCGGGATCGTGGTCTATCCGAAGGCGAATAGAAAAGCTTGCAGCAAATTTGATGATTTTGACATCTCCTTCAAATCTAAGCCAGGAAGTTTCCCCACTTTTCTTCTTGTGGACAGAGGAG ATTGCTACTTTACGGCAAAGGCATGGAATGCACAGAATGCAGGAGCTGCTGCAATCCTTGTTGCTGATGATAAGGTAGAACCTTTAATAACAATGGACATGCCTGAAGAAGAAAGTGGCGGGGCAGATTATCTTCAAAACATCACAATTCCTTCAGCACTTATTAGCAAGAGCTTTGGTGATAATCTAAAAAAAGCACTAGATAATGGTGACATGATTAATGTCAATTTAGATTGGAGGGAATCTCTACCTCATCCTGATGAGCGTGTGGAGTATGAGTTTTGGACCAACAGCAATGATGAATGTGGCCCAAAATGTGACAGTCAAATTGAATTTGTAAAGAGCTTCAAGGGACCAGCACAAATACTGGAGAAAAAGGGCTATACCCAGTTCACACCACATTACATTACTTGGTACTGTCCTGAAGCTTTTATCCTGAGCAAACAGTGTAAATCGCAGTGCATCAACCATGGCAGATATTGTGCCCCTGATCCAGAACAGGACTTCAGCAGAGGCTATGATGGGAAAGATGTGGTGATCCAAAACTTGCGCCAGGTCTGCGTATTTAAGGTTGCTAATGAAAGTGGGAAGCCTTGGCTGTGGTGGGATTATGTGACTGACTTCTCAATCAGGTGCTCGATGAAGGAAAAGAAGTACACAAAGGAATGTGCTGAAGAAGTAATCCAATCACTGG GTGTTGATCTCAAGAAGATAAATAAATGTGTTGGAGATCCTGATGCTGATGAAGAAAACCCTGTGCTTAAAGCTGAACAAGATGCTCAG ATTGGGAAAGATTCACGTGGTGATGTTACCATACTACCAACCCTTGTCATTAACAATAGACAATACAGAG GTAAGCTGGACAAGGGTGCCGTGCTTAAAGCAATCTGTGCAGGTTTCCAGGAGACCACTGAGCCAGCTGTTTGTTTGAGTGAAG AGATAGAGACAAACGAGTGCTTGGAAAACAATGGTGGATGCTGGCAAGATAAAGCTGGAAATATCACTGCTTGCAGG GATACTTTTCGTGGAAGAGTATGTGAGTGCCCTGTCGTGCAAGGTGTAAAGTTTGTTGGTGATGGATACACCCACTGTAGAG CTTCTGGATCTGGACGGTGTGAAATTAACAATGGAGGCTGTTGGAAGAAAACCAAAGATGGCAAGACATTCTCTGCCTGTGTC GATGATGGATGCAAATGCCCACCCGGCTTCAAGGGTGATGGGGTCAACACTTGTGAAG ATATTGATGAATGCAAAGAAAGGATTGCTTGTCAATGTTCAGCATGCAAATGCAAGAACACGTGGGGAAGTTTCGAGTGCAGCTGTAGTGGTGATCTGTTGTACATTAAGGAGCATGACACATGCATAA GTAAAAAGGCAGCTGCAGAGATTGGCTGGAGCTTTTTGTGGGTTATTTTCTTTGGTCTGGCAGTAGCAGGAGTGGGAGCCTATATGGTGTACAAGTACAGAATCCGG AGCTACATGGATTCAGAGATACGTGCCATCATGGCTCAGTACATGCCATTGGACAATCAAGGGGAAGCCCCCAATCATATCCCTCATGGGGACATCTGA